Below is a genomic region from Bacteroidia bacterium.
TCTTTTGCACCAAATCTGCCAGGAGCAGCAGGCGGAGCGGCATTGGCAGCATTCGGATCGAACATTAATTTTACTTCGTTAGTAACAGCTTCCAAATTATTAAACTCGCCTTTCGGCTGAAGATTGGAATAATATACATTCGGAAAAGCCAATAGAATATGGAAATGTTTGGAGTAAGGCAAGTAATTTAAAAATGCGATGATGCCGATAATGTGAAACCACCAACACGATTTTTCTAACATTTCTAACGAATGTGGATTCATTCCTGAAAATAAAATAGCAATTAAACTGCTAATCGGAAATGCGCCAGCTTTCGCGACATGACCGGATTGTTGTAATAAAAAATCGCAGCCATTCATTGTCAAAAAAGCAGACATCAATAAAATTTCTGTTATCAAAATAATATTTGCATCGGAGCGAGGCCAAATGGTCATTTCCTTACTCCAAAATCTTTTTATGCGTCCGATATTTCTTCTGATTAAAAAAACAATACAGCCGAACATCGTAGCAATAGCCAAAAATTCAAACAAGCCAATTAAAAAATTATAAAAACTTCCGAGAAAGGAAAAAACGCGATGTGTCCCGAAAATACCGTCAATAATGATTTCCAGCACTTCTATATTTATGATTACAAATCCGACATACACAAAAATGTGCATAATTCCTGCTAAAGGACGCGTTACCATTTTGGATTGACCGAGTGCCACACGCGCCATTGTTTTCCAACGCAAAGGCTTGTTATCGTTGCGGTCAATATCTTTTCCGAGATTTATATTGCGAATAATTTTACGCACATTTATCGTGAAAAAAATTATTCCTCCAGCTAAAAGTAAAATAAATAAAATGTTGGAAATTCCCATTTGAAAAATTATTTTTTCGAACTGCTTTTATCTCGCC
It encodes:
- a CDS encoding (Fe-S)-binding protein, translated to MGISNILFILLLAGGIIFFTINVRKIIRNINLGKDIDRNDNKPLRWKTMARVALGQSKMVTRPLAGIMHIFVYVGFVIINIEVLEIIIDGIFGTHRVFSFLGSFYNFLIGLFEFLAIATMFGCIVFLIRRNIGRIKRFWSKEMTIWPRSDANIILITEILLMSAFLTMNGCDFLLQQSGHVAKAGAFPISSLIAILFSGMNPHSLEMLEKSCWWFHIIGIIAFLNYLPYSKHFHILLAFPNVYYSNLQPKGEFNNLEAVTNEVKLMFDPNAANAAPPAAPGRFGAKDVTDLTWKQLMDSYSCTECGRCTSSCPANQTGKLLSPRKIMMDTRKRLEEVGKNLDKNGVPQEDGKSLLGDYITPEELWACTSCNACVQECPVDIDPLSLIVEMRRFLVMEQSAAPSGLNLMFTNIENNGAPWQFPPTDRLNWVSEK